The Aspergillus luchuensis IFO 4308 DNA, chromosome 7, nearly complete sequence genome has a segment encoding these proteins:
- a CDS encoding beta-glucosidase H (CAZy:GH3;~COG:G;~EggNog:ENOG410PFI5;~InterPro:IPR017853,IPR019800,IPR036962,IPR037524, IPR008979,IPR002772,IPR036881,IPR026891,IPR013783, IPR001764,IPR011658;~PFAM:PF00933,PF01915,PF14310,PF07691;~go_function: GO:0004553 - hydrolase activity, hydrolyzing O-glycosyl compounds [Evidence IEA];~go_process: GO:0005975 - carbohydrate metabolic process [Evidence IEA]), translating into MARLDVEKTIEELTLGEKVALTAGVDFWHTASISRLNIPALRMSDGPNGVRGTRFFNGIPAACFPCATALGATWDAHLLHEVGQLMGDESIAKGSHIVLGPTINIQRSPLGGRGFESFAEDSVLSGILAGNYCKGLQEKGVAATLKHFVCNDQEHERMAVSSIVTMRALREIYLLPFQLAMRICPTACVMTAYNKVNGTHVSENKELITDILRKEWDWDGLVMSDWFGTYSTSDAIAAGLDLEMPGKTRWRGSALAHAVSSNKVPEFVLDDRVRNILNLINWVEPLGIPEHAPEKALNRPQDRELLRRAAAEAVVLMKNEDNILPLRKDKPVLVIGPNARIAAYCGGGSASLDPYYTVSPFDGVAAKATSEVQFSQGVYSHKELPLLGPLLKTQDGKPGFTFRVYNEPPSHENRTLVDELHLLRSSGFLMDYVNPKIHSLTFYVDMEGYFTPTESGVYDFGVTVVGTGRLLIDNETVVDNTKNQRQGTAFFGNATVEERGSKHLNAGQTYKVVLEFGSAPTSDLDTRGIVIFGPGGFRFGAARQVSQEELISNAVSQASQASQVIIFAGLTSEWETEGNDREHMDLPPGTDELISRVLDANPDNTVVCLQSGTPVTMPWVHKAKALVHAWFGGNECGNGIADVLFGDVNPSAKLPVTFPVRLQDNPSYLNFRSERGRVLYGEDIYVGYRYYEKTNVKPLFPFGHGLSYTTFSRSDLKITASPEKTTLTDGEPITATVKVKNTGAVAGAEIVQLWVLPPKTEVNRPVRELKGFTKVFLQPGEEKQVEIVVEKKLATSWWDEQRGKWASEKGTYGVLVTGTGEGELRGEFGVERTRYWVGL; encoded by the exons atggcaCGTCTGGACGTGGAAAAGACCATTGAAGAGCTCACGCTGGGCGAAAAGGTAGCTCTCACGGCTG GCGTGGACTTCTGGCACACTGCCTCGATTTCCCGACTAAACATCCCCGCTCTGCGCATGTCCGATGGTCCCAATGGCGTGCGAGGCACCCGCTTCTTCAACGGAATCCCAGCCGCCTGTTTCCCCTGTGCCACCGCCCTCGGAGCAACGTGGGACGCCCATTTGCTGCACGAGGTGGGCCAGCTCATGGGTGACGAGTCCATCGCTAAGGGCTCGCATATCGTGCTCGGTCccaccatcaacatccagCGCTCTCCGCTCGGCGGTCGAGGCTTCGAGTCTTTCGCCGAGGATAGCGTACTTTCAGGAATTTTGGCTGGGAATTACTGCAAGGGGTTGCAGGAGAAGGGCGTTGCTGCCACGCTGAAGCACTTTGTCTGCAATGATCAGGAACATGAGCGTATGGCGGTCAGCAGCATCGTCACTATGCGTGCCCTGCGCGAGATATACCTGTTGCCGTTTCAGTTGGCCATGAGGATATGTCCCACTGCGTGTGTTATGACGGCCTATAATAAGGTCAATGGCACGCATGTCAGTGAGAATAAGGAGCTTATTACTGATATACTCCGGAAGGAGTGGGATTGGGATGGTCTGGTTATGAGTGATTG GTTCGGAACCTACAGCACCTCCGATGCTATTGCTGCTGGTCTGGACCTCGAAATGCCCGGCAAGACACGCTGGCGTGGCTCTGCCCTGGCGCATGCTGTGTCGTCCAACAAGGTACCAGAATTCGTTCTGGACGACCGTGTCCGCAATATCCTTAACCTCATCAACTGGGTTGAGCCTCTGGGCATCCCCGAGCACGCCCCCGAAAAAGCCCTTAACCGGCCCCAAGACCGGGAGCTTCTCCGCCGCGCCGCTGCTGAAGCCGTCGTGCTTATGAAAAATGAAGATAAcattcttcccctccgcaAAGACAAGCCGGTCCTGGTCATCGGACCAAATGCCCGAATCGCCGCCTACTGTGGCGGCGGCTCTGCCTCCCTTGACCCCTACTACACCGTCTCGCCCTTCGATGGCGTCGCCGCCAAAGCCACCTCCGAAGTTCAATTCTCACAAGGCGTCTACTCCCACAAAGAACTTCCTCTCCTCGGTCCTTTGCTCAAAACCCAGGATGGTAAACCAGGGTTCACTTTCCGTGTCTACAACGAGCCTCCTTCCCACGAGAACCGCACCCTCGTCGACgagctccatctcctccgctccAGCGGCTTCCTCATGGACTATGTCAACCCCAAGATCCACTCCCTCACTTTCTACGTCGACATGGAAGGCTATTTCACCCCCACAGAATCCGGCGTCTACGATTTCGGCGTCACTGTAGTCGGCACTGGCCGTCTCCTAATCGACAACGAAACCGTCGTCGACAACACCAAGAACCAACGCCAAGGCACCGCCTTCTTCGGCAACGCCACCGTCGAAGAACGCGGCTCTAAGCACCTCAACGCAGGCCAAACCTACAAAGTAGTCCTCGAATTCGGCAGCGCCCCCACCTCCGACCTCGACACCCGGGGCATTGTCATCTTCGGACCCGGCGGATTCCGCTTCGGCGCCGCCCGCCAGGTCAGCCAAGAAGAATTGATCTCAAACGCCGTCTCCCAAGCCAGCCAAGCCTCTCAAGTCATCATCTTTGCCGGTCTCACTAGCGAATGGGAAACCGAAGGCAACGACCGCGAACACATGGACCTTCCTCCTGGAACCGATGAATTGATCTCTCGCGTCCTCGACGCCAACCCCGACAACACAGTCGTGTGTCTCCAGTCCGGTACCCCTGTCACCATGCCATGGGTCCACAAAGCCAAAGCGCTCGTCCACGCCTGGTTCGGCGGAAACGAGTGCGGCAACGGCATTGCGGACGTCCTCTTCGGAGACGTCAACCCGTCCGCCAAGCTCCCCGTAACCTTTCCCGTCCGCTTACAGGATAACCCTAGTTATCTTAACTTCCGCTCCGAGCGGGGCCGCGTTCTCTACGGTGAAGACATCTACGTCGGATATAGGTACTACGAGAAGACAAACGTGAaacccctcttccccttcggCCACGGCCTTTCCTACACCACTTTCTCCCGTAGTGATCTGAAGATCACTGCCTCCCCGGAGAAGACCACCCTCACCGACGGAGAGCCCATCACAGCCACGGTCAAAGTAAAGAACACAGGCGCCGTCGCCGGCGCAGAGATCGTCCAGCTGTGGGTCCTTCCCCCAAAGACAGAGGTGAACCGTCCCGTCCGCGAACTGAAGGGGTTCACAAAGGTGTTCCTCCAgcctggggaggagaaaCAGGTTGAGAtagtggtggagaagaaatTGGCGACGAGTTGGTGGGACGAGCAGCGCGGGAAATGGGCGTCGGAGAAGGGAACATACGGGGTGTTGGTAACAGGAaccggagagggagagttgAGGGGAGAGTTTGGAGTTGAGAGGACAAGGTACTGGGTTGGGTTGTAG
- the GCS1_2 gene encoding GTPase-activating protein GCS1 (COG:T;~EggNog:ENOG410PG8M;~InterPro:IPR001164,IPR037278,IPR038508;~PFAM:PF01412;~go_function: GO:0005096 - GTPase activator activity [Evidence IEA]) encodes MSRMWEVDPETRAKLLQFSKTNGNDKCCDCGAPSPQWASPKFGTFICLNCAGTHRGLGVHISFVRSITMDAFKTSEILRMEHGGNEPWKDFFDSHPITQSEGRTFEDSTIKERYEGEVGEEWKERLAAKAERREYVPGQPKPQQPKNKEPTSRSSTPLAARTGSPASHDGVPEMSKKERNEAYFARLGNENSSRSESVPPSQGGKFTGFGGGMPVTNTPKQSGSGAAIPGFDDFQKDPMGALTKGFGWFASTVGKSAKTVNDSYIQPTAKTIAESDLAAQARVHAATLGQNMQHGVRGAADHFHRFVEGPDEAAAAAAARRGRVEPERKDFWDSFSSVAAQDSHRRTASRSSAIGTAAMKTGPGGAGASSTSSAAASSAATGTGAGSSATARKSTDEGGWDDNW; translated from the exons ATGTCGCGAATGTGGGAGGTCGACCCGGAGACGAGGGCCAAG CTCCTCCAATTTTCCAAAACCAATGGCAACGATAAATGCTGCGACTGCGGCGCCCCTTCGCCTCAATGG GCATCCCCTAAGTTCGGTACCTTCATCTGCCTGAATTGCGCCGGCACACACCGTGGCCTAGGTGTTCACATCTCCTTCGTCCGCTCTATCACCATGGACGCCTTCAAGACTTCCGAGATTCTCCGCATGGAGCACGGTGGCAACGAGCCGTGGAAGGATTTCTTCGattcccatcccatcacGCAATCCGAAGGTCGCACATTCGAAGATTCCACCATAAAAGAGAGATACGAGGGCGAGGTGGGCgaggagtggaaggaaaGACTCGCTGCAAAAGccgaaagaagagaataCGTTCCGGGCCAACCCAAACCGCAGCAACCGAAGAATAAGGAACCGACATCTCGGTCGAGCACGCCCCTCGCTGCCCGGACCGGATCCCCGGCATCGCACGACGGAGTGCCGGAGATGAGCAAGAAGGAACGCAACGAGGCGTATTTTGCTCGGCTGGGTAACGAAAACTCCTCGCGCTCGGAATCGGTACCTCCATCGCAGGGAGGCAAGTTTACCGGATTTGGGGGCGGAATGCCTGTTACAAATACGCCCAAACAGTCAGGTAGCGGGGCGGCAATTCCAGGATTCGATGATTTCCAGAAGGATCCTATGGGTGCGTTGACGAAGGGCTTTGGATGGTTTGCATCGACTGTAGGGAAGAGCGCGAAGACAGTCAATGATTCGTACATCCAACCTACGGCGAAGACG ATAGCAGAATCCGACCTTGCAGCACAAGCGCGCGTTCACGCCGCCACCCTCGGCCAAAACATGCAACACGGCGTCCGTGGCGCAGCGGACCATTTCCATCGTTTTGTGGAAGGACCCGACGAagctgcagcggcagccGCGGCACGGAGAGGCCGTGTTGAAccggagaggaaggattTCTGGGACTCGTTTTCTTCAGTCGCAGCGCAGGATAGCCACCGGAGGACCGCATCCAGGTCGAGTGCCATTGGCACTGCGGCAATGAAGACGGggcctggtggtgctggcgcttcttcgacttcgtcTGCAGCTGCGTCGTCCGCAGCAACTGGCACGGGGGCGGGCTCGTCCGCGACGGCAAGGAAGAGTACAGAtgaaggtggatgggatgataaCTGGTGA
- a CDS encoding uncharacterized protein (COG:O,P;~EggNog:ENOG410PM1Q;~InterPro:IPR007484;~MEROPS:MER0032443;~PFAM:PF04389;~SECRETED:SignalP(1-17)), protein MRTSHLLLLWSTAGALASPHPQPDSQVVFAADREVPKTTLGEHVVDEAIVSALNTYSDPVAAMVSLRPETAALLAEPRLLHIRGEEKAEWMTEGDKLRLRQRGQKFVDITDHQDFYAEQAMASVSGDPNLPKLSHKGLVKPLFSQIETQRMHDVLQHMTSYYNRYYGDFHGEQSSEWLHDHIAEIISNSPFRTHISLEYFTHPFPQSSIIARFEPKVRSFSQPLTIIGAHQDSANYLFPLLPAPGADDDCSGTVSILEAFRILAENGYTPKDGPVEFHWYAAEEGGLLGSQAIARYKKEQGAKIGAMMEFDMTAFIARNATETIGFVATQADAALTNWTVNLSREYISIPAEVYELGPNAGSDYMSYTKLNYPAAFASEGNPLAGGSFPGEMDPYVHGIKDRMDVDDETGVFSIEHMARFSELAIAFVVEQAGWDNPWR, encoded by the exons ATGAGGACATCCCATCTTTTGCTCCTCTGGAGCACTGCAGGAGCTTTGGCTTCCCCGCACCCACAGCCAGACTCGCAAGTAGTTTTCGCCGCGGATCGCGAGGTCCCAAAGACTACACTCGGCGAACACGTCGTGGACGAGGCCATCGTCTCGGCCTTAAACACTTATTCCGACCCAGTTGCTGCGATGGTGTCTTTACGTCCTGAAACTGCAGCTCTTCTGGCTGAACCTCGTCTTCTGCACATTAGAGGCGAAGAGAAGGCGGAATGGATGACTGAAGGCGATAAGCTGCGCCTCCGCCAACGCGGTCAGAAGTTCGTAGACATCACCGACCATCAGGACTTTTACGCAGAGCAGGCGATGGCTTCGGTTTCTGGGGATCCCA ACCTTCCCAAGCTGTCCCATAAAGGTCTCGTGAAGCCGCTGTTCTCGCAAATTGAGACGCAACGTATGCACGATGTCCTGCAGCACATGACCTCCTACTACAACCGATATTACGGGGACTTTCACGGCGAACAGAGCTCTGAGTGGCTGCACGACCATATTGCTGAG ATCATCTCCAACTCGCCTTTCCGCACCCACATCTCTCTCGAATACTTCACCCACCCCTTCCCCCAATCTTCAATTATCGCACGCTTTGAGCCTAAAGTCCGCAGCTTCTCTCAGCCTTTGACCATCATTGGCGCACACCAAGATTCGGCCAACTATCTCTTTCCGCTGTTGCCCGCGCCTGGTGCTGACGATGACTGTTCTGGCACTGTCAGTATCCTCGAGGCCTTCCGCATTCTGGCCGAGAATGGCTACACGCCCAAGGATGGACCTGTGGAATTCCACTGGTATGCAGCTGAAGAGGGCGGGCTACTGGGCAGTCAAGCCATTGCGCGGTATAAGAAGGAGCAGGGTGCTAAGATTGGTGCCATGATGGAGTTT GATATGACGGCTTTTATTGCCCGTAATGCCACCGAGACCATCGGCTTTGTTGCAACCCAAGCCGATGCAGCGCTCACAAACTGGACAGTCAATCTCAGTCGAGAATACATCTCCATTCCAGCGGAAGTCTATGAGCTTGGCCC CAATGCTGGATCCGACTACATGTCCTACACCAAACTCAACTACCCCGCTGCCTTCGCCTCTGAAGGAAACCCGCTCGCTGGGGGTTCTTTCCCGGGTGAAATGGACCCCTACGTTCACGGCATCAAGGATAGGATGGACGTTGACGATGAAACGGGCGTCTTCTCTATCGAA CACATGGCTCGGTTCTCCGAACTGGCTATCGCATTTGTTGTAGAGCAGGCTGGGTGGGATAATCCATGGAGGTAG
- a CDS encoding RNA-binding protein (COG:S;~EggNog:ENOG410QDT7;~InterPro:IPR000504,IPR012677,IPR035979;~PFAM:PF00076;~go_function: GO:0003676 - nucleic acid binding [Evidence IEA]): protein MSTAVENTTDNVASAPATTAPEATTNGTAPAPAQSTDAAAASADEGRRLYIGNLAYATTEGELKEFFKNYKIESVSIPVNPRTNRPVGYAFVDLATAQEATAAIEELSGKEILQRKVSVQLARKPEPAEAKAEGATSGGEGASGNEGRKRAGGRGRGRGRGRGRGGRLPRAGRSQAPVQNGQEAAEPTNVPGQAAPLTEVTNQNETAAAAESKQAGKPRAPRPQKQRGPPEDGIPSKTKVMVANLPYDLTEDKLKEIFADYQPVSAKIALRPIPRFMIKKLQARNERRKGRGFGFVTLGSEELQNKAVQEMNGKEIEGREIAVKVAIDSPGKEDDAVAPAEAETTEQATETPAQENAAPAAA, encoded by the exons ATGTCTACTGCCGTCGAAAACACTACCGACAACGTCGCCTCTGCTCCCGCCACTACCGCCCCCGAGGCTACTACCAACGGCACTGCTCCCGCCCCTGCGCAGTCCACGgacgctgccgctgccagtGCCGATGAAGGACGTCGGTTGTACATTGGGAACCTCGCTTATGCGACCACTGAGGGGGAGCTGAAGGAGTTTTTCAAGAACTACAAGAT TGAGAGCGTCTCCATCCCCGTGAACCCTCGCACCAACCGTCCCGTTGGCTACGCCTTCGTGGACCTCGCCACTGCCCAGGAGGCCACCGCTGCTATTGAGGAGCTGTCTGGAAAGGAGATCCTCCAGCGCAAGGTCTCTGTGCAGCTTGCCCGCAAGCCCGAGCCCGCCGAGGCCAAGGCCGAGGGTGCTACAAGTGGCGGTGAGGGTGCCAGCGGTAACGAGGGCCGCAAGAGGGCTGGTGGCCGTGGCCGTGGCCGCGGTCGCGGTCGTGGTCGTGGAGGCCGTCTGCCCCGTGCTGGTCGCTCT CAGGCCCCAGTTCAGAACGGTCAGGAGGCTGCCGAGCCCACCAACGTTCCCGGTCAGGCTGCTCCTCTGACTGAGGTCACCAACCAGAACGAgaccgctgctgctgccgagtCCAAGCAGGCCGGTAAGCCCCGTGCTCCTCGTCCCCAGAAGCAGCGCGGTCCTCCCGAGGATGGTATTCCTTCCAAGACCAAGGTCATGGTTGCTAACCTTCCTTATGACCTGACCGAAGACAAG CTCAAGGAGATCTTTGCAGACTACCAGCCCGTCTCTGCCAAGATTGCTCTTCGTCCCATTCCCCGTTTCATgatcaagaagctccaggCTCGCAACGAGCGCCGTAAGGGCCGTGGTTTCGGTTTCGTCACCCTGGGCTCCGAGGAGCTCCAGAACAAGGCTGTTCAGGAGATGAACGGCAAGGAGATCGAGGGTCGTGAAATCGCCGTCAAGGTCGCCATCGACAGCCCCGGCAAGGAGGACGACGCCGTCGCACCTGCTGAGGCCGAGACCACTGAGCAGGCGACCGAAACTCCCGCTCAGGAGAACGCTGCTCCCGCTGCTGCTTAA
- a CDS encoding uncharacterized protein (COG:C;~EggNog:ENOG410PKDH;~InterPro:IPR023210,IPR036812;~PFAM:PF00248) produces the protein MVKTLPFQDIQVPSPGFGAMGLSFGLGYNLSLEEAEPVLLKAIELGCTFWDTAVIYQAGVNEKLLGDFIRKHNVRDKIFIASKCGFKVESFTVTNSASHIKEYIEGTIERLGFTPDLYYLHRIDPNTPLEESIPALDEIRKAGKTKYIGLSECSAATLRKANSIAKIDAVQAEYSAFETLHETDGLIDTAKELGVAYVAYSPLGHGWLVDDFPFKTPEDFAPDDFRRGSPKFQGENFYANKKIVDEIKRIASKRGCSISQVALAWVAAQGMIAIPGTTKAHRLEQNWASREIDLTDEEKAEMRKIIDAAKPQGNRYNERHQAMVGH, from the exons ATGGTCAAGACACTTCCCTTCCAAGACATTCAGGTTCCGTCGCCTGGCTTCGGTGCCATGGGCCTTAGCTTCGGCTTGGGCTACAACCTCAGtcttgaagaagcagagccGGTTCTGCTGAAAGCTATCGAGCTTGGCTGCACTTTCTGGGATACGGCT GTTATTTACCAAGCGGGTGTGAACGAGAAACTTTTGGGAGATTTCATTCGCAAGCACAATGTACGCGACAAGATCTTCA TTGCCTCGAAGTGCGGATTCAAAGTTGAAAGCTTTACCGTCACCAACTCTGCCTCACATATCAAGGAATACATTGAAGGAACTATTGAACGACTAGGCTTCACACCTGACCTCTACTACCTCCACCGTATCGATCCTA ACACCCCTCTCGAGGAGTCCATCCCAGCTCTGGATGAGATCCGCAAGGCAGGCAAGACCAAGTATATCGGACTTTCGGAATGCTCTGCTGCAACTCTGCGTAAAGCCAACTCCA TTGCCAAGATCGACGCCGTCCAAGCCGAATACTCGGCCTTTGAGACCCTACACGAGACGGACGGTCTGATCGACACCGCCAAGGAGCTGGGAGTGGCCTATGTGGCCTACAGTCCTCTCGGGCATGGCTGGCTTGTGGACGACTTTCCCTTTAAGACGCCCGAAGACTTTGCGCCTGACGATTTCCGTCGCGGTT CCCCCAAGTTCCAAGGTGAAAACTTCTAtgccaacaagaagatcgTGGATGAGATCAAGAGAATCGCAAGCAAGAGAGGCTGTTCGATCAGCCAAGTGGCTTTGGCGTGGGTTGCTGCTCAAGGCATGATTGCCATTCCCGGCACAACCAAGGCGCACCGGTTGGAGCAAAACTGGGCTTCTCGGGAGATCGACCTGACCGATGAGGAAAAAGCAGAGATGCGCAAGATCATTGATGCTGCCAAGCCGCAGGGAAATAGATATAATGAGCGTCACCAGGCAATGGTTGGGCACTAA